The genomic region GTCGGGGCGGACATCGTCGTGGAGTCGACCGGATTTTTCACCGACGCGACCAAGGCGGCAGCGCATCTCCAGGGCGGCGCAAAGAAAGTGATCATCAGCGCGCCCGCCCGCAACGAGGACATCACGCTGGTGCTCGGGGTGAACGAGCGAATGTACGACCCCGCGAAACATCGGGTCGTCTCCAATGCCTCCTGCACGACGAATGGCCTCGCGCCCGTTGCCAAAGTGCTCTTCGACACGTTCGGAATCCAAAAGGGGCTGCTCACCACGGTCCACTCCTACACGAATTCGCAACGGCTGCTGGACATGGCGAGCGCCGACCTGCGCGATGCGCGGGCCGCGGCGATGAACATCGTGCCGGCGGCCACCGGCGCTGCGCGGGCCGTCGGGCTCGTGATCCCCGAGCTGCAGGGCCGATTCAACGGCATCGCCTTTCGCGTGCCGACGGCGACGGTCTCGGTAATCGATTTCGTGGCCGATCTCGATCGCAAGGCAACGGTCGAGGAGATCAACGCGGCCATGAAGAAGGCCGCCGAGGGGCCCATGAAGGGGATCCTGGCCTATACCGAGGAGCCATTGGTCTCGAGCGACCTCAAGGGTAGCGATTACTCGTCGATTTTCAGCGCCCTCGACACGATGATTGTCGGGGACAACATGGTGAAAGTCGTGTCGTGGTACGACAACGAGTGGGGCTACTCGTGTCGAGTCTCTGACCTCGCCAACTTTATGGCGGGGATGATGGAGGGATGACCTCCGGGCGGACCGCGCGA from Chloroflexota bacterium harbors:
- the gap gene encoding type I glyceraldehyde-3-phosphate dehydrogenase → MTVRVGINGFGRIGRQVFKAIRERHPNALEIAAVNDLMDSKTNAHLLKYDTNYGRYPGSVEASNGNLIVDGETIKVFAERDPAAIKWSDVGADIVVESTGFFTDATKAAAHLQGGAKKVIISAPARNEDITLVLGVNERMYDPAKHRVVSNASCTTNGLAPVAKVLFDTFGIQKGLLTTVHSYTNSQRLLDMASADLRDARAAAMNIVPAATGAARAVGLVIPELQGRFNGIAFRVPTATVSVIDFVADLDRKATVEEINAAMKKAAEGPMKGILAYTEEPLVSSDLKGSDYSSIFSALDTMIVGDNMVKVVSWYDNEWGYSCRVSDLANFMAGMMEG